A window of the Lepus europaeus isolate LE1 chromosome 5, mLepTim1.pri, whole genome shotgun sequence genome harbors these coding sequences:
- the FPGT gene encoding fucose-1-phosphate guanylyltransferase translates to MAADRVFPDASLREATERKLRRFSKLRGKPVAAGEFWDIVAITAADEKQEFAYKQQLSEKMKRKELPLGVQYHVFVDPAGAKIGNGGSTLCALRCLEKLYGDKWNSFTILLIHSGGYSQRLPSASALGKIFTALPLGNPIYQMLELKLAMYIDFPSHMNPGILVTCADDIELYGIGEFEFIKFDKPGFTALAHPSSLSVGTTHGVFVLEPFNHLKYRDVEYTCCYRFLHKPSIEEMHQCNAVYKLGSFSSEYFAGGDTAYLKLDSEYVYTDSLFYMDHQSAKKLLAFYEEIGELNCEIDAYGDFLQALGPGATVEYTRNTSNVTKEESELVDVRQRIFHFLKGTPLNVVVLNNSKFYHLGTTEEYLFHFTSDNNIKSELGLQPVAFSIFPNITECSGKTSCIIQSIVDSRCFVAPGSVVEYSRLGPDVSIGENCIISGSHIMTKAVLSPCSFLCSISLKINGHLKYSTVAFGVQDNLKKNVKILSDLKSLQFFGICFLSCLDIWNLKVKEELFSGNKTQLSLWNARIFPVCSSLSDSVTTSLEMLSAIKNKSTFNLNSYELLSIEEMLAYKDVEDMITYREQIFLEISLNKKQSDL, encoded by the exons ATGGCAGCCGATAGGGTCTTTCCTGACGCGTCTCTGAGGGAAGCTACTGAGCGAAAATTACGGAGGTTTTCAAAGCTGAGAG GCAAACCTGTGGCAGCTGGAGAATTTTGGGACATAGTTGCAATAACAGCAGCTGATGAAAAACAGGAATTTGCTTATAAGCAACAGCTGtcagaaaagatgaaaagaaaggaaTTACCCCTTGGTGTTCAGTACCATGTTTTTGTTGATCCTGCTGGAGCGAAAATTG GAAATGGAGGATCAACACTTTGTGCTCTTCGATGTTTGGAAAAGCTGTATGGAGATAAATGGAACTCATTTACCATCCTGTTAATTCACTCTG GTGGCTACAGTCAACGCCTTCCCAGTGCTAGTGCTTTGGGGAAAATTTTCACTGCTTTACCTCTTGGTAACCCCATTTATCAGATGTTGGAATTAAAACTAGCCATGTACATTGATTTCCCCTCACATATGAATCCTGGAATTCTGGTTACATGTGCAGATGATATTGAACTTTACGGTATTGGAGAATTTGAGTTTATTAAGTTTGACAAACCAGGCTTTACTGCTTTAGCTCATCCTTCAAGTTTATCTGTAGGTACAACACATGGAGTATTTGTCTTAGAACCTTTTAatcatttgaaatacagagacgTTGAGTACACGTGCTGCTATCGTTTCCTTCATAAGCCCAGCATAGAAGAGATGCATCAGTGTAATGCTGTGTATAAACTTGGAAGTTTTAGTTCAGAGTACTTTGCTGGGGGTGATACTGCCTATCTTAAATTAGATTCTGAATATGTTTACACAGATAGCCTATTTTATATGGATCATCAATCAGCAAAAAAGTTGCTTGCTTTTTATGAAGAAATAGGTGAACTGAACTGTGAAATAGATGCGTATGGTGACTTTCTGCAGGCTTTGGGACCTGGAGCAACTGTGGAGTACACCAGAAACACATCCAATGTCACTAAGGAAGAGTCAGAGTTGGTAGATGTGAGGCagagaatatttcattttcttaaaggaaCACCACTGAATGTTGTTGTTCTTAATAACTCCAAATTTTATCACCTTGGAACAACTGAagaatatttgtttcattttacttcAGATAACAATATAAAGTCAGAGCTTGGCTTACAACCAGTGGCTTTTAGCATCTTTCCAAATATAACAGAGTGCTCTGGTAAAACATCCTGTATCATTCAGAGTATAGTGGATTCAAGGTGTTTCGTGGCACCTGGCTCAGTTGTGGAGTATTCCAGATTGGGTCCTGATGTCTCAATTGGAGAGAACTGCATTATTAGTGGTTCTCATATCATGACAAAAGCTGTCCTATCTCCATGTTCTTTTCTGTGCTCCATAAGCTTGAAGATAAATGGACACTTAAAGTATTCAACTGTGGCATTTGGAGTGCAAGATAACTTGAAAAAGAATGTGAAGATATTGTCAGATCTAAAGTCACTTCAATTCTTTGGGATCTGTTTCCTGTCATGCTTAGATATTTGGAATCTTAAAGTTAAAGAAGAACTGTTCTCTGGGAACAAGACACAACTGAGTTTGTGGAATGCTCGCATTTTCCCAGTTTGTTCTTCTTTGAGTGATTCAGTTACCACATCCCTAGAAATGTTAAGTGCGATAAAGAACAAGTCAACATTCAACTTAAATAGCTATGAGCTGTTGTCCATTGAAGAAATGCTTGCCTACAAGGATGTAGAAGACATGATAACTTACAGGGAGCAGATTTTTCTAGAAATCAGTTTAAATAAAAAGCAGTCTGATTTGTAG